In Pyricularia oryzae 70-15 chromosome 2, whole genome shotgun sequence, one genomic interval encodes:
- a CDS encoding pyruvate kinase — MATALDHLYIGGRINWLAQLNTAAQPDKNYRRSSIICTIGPKTNSVEAMNDLRKAGMNVVRMNFSHGSYEYHQSVIDNAREAEKQMPGRQLAIALDTKGPEIRTGNTKNDEDLPISAGKELNFTTDEQYATSCDTDNVYVDYKNITKVIEKGRIIYVDDGVLAFEVLDVIDEKTVRVRARNNGFICSKKGVNLPNTDVDLPALSEKDKADLRFGVKNNVDMVFASFIRRGQDIKDIREVLGQDGAHIQIIAKIENRQGLNNFPEILKETDGVMVARGDLGIEIPAAEVFAAQKKMIALCNMAGKPVICATQMLESMIKNPRPTRAEISDVGNAVTDGSDCVMLSGETAKGSYPCEAVREMSDACLKAENTIPYVSHFEEMCGAVHRPVSIVESCAMAAVRASLDINAGGIIVLSTSGVSARLLSKYRPVCPIFMVTRNASASRYSHLYRGVYPFLFPEAKPDFSKVNWQEDVDRRIKWGVKHALDLGVLEKNDSIVVVQGWKGGMGNTNTIRVLKADTESLGIGQADI; from the exons ATGGCTACCGCCCTTGACCACCTCTACATTGGCGGCCGCATCAACTGGCTGGCCCAGTTGAACACGGCTGCCCAGCCTGACAAGAACTACCGCCGTTCTTCCATCATCTGCACCATTGGCCCCAAGACCAACTCGGTCGAGGCCATGAACGACCTGCGCAAGGCCGGCATGAACGTCGTCCGCATGAACTTCTCCCACGGAAGCTACGAGTACCACCAGTCCGTTATCGACAATGCGCGTGAGGCTGAGAAGCAGATGCCCGGCCGTCAGCTCGCCATTGCTCTCGACACCAAAGGCCCCGAGATCCGTACCGGCAACACCAAGAACGATGAGGACCTGCCCATCTCGGCCGGCAAGGAGCTTAACTTTACCACTGATGAGCAGTACGCCACCAGCTGTGACACGGACAATGT CTACGTCGACTACAAGAACATCACCAAGGTCATTGAGAAGGGACGCATTATTTATGTCGACGATGGTGTCTTGGCTTTTGAGGTTCTCGATGTGATTGACGAGAAGACCGTCCGCGTCCGTGCCCGCAACAACGGCTTCATCTGCTCCAAGAAGGGTGTCAACCTGCCCAACACCGACGTTGACCTGCCCGCCCTTTCCGAGAAGGACAAGGCCGACTTGAGGTTTGGTGTCAAGAACAACGTCGACATGGTCTTTGCTTCGTTCATCCGCCGCGGCCAGGACATCAAGGATATCCGTGAGGTTCTCGGCCAGGATGGCGCCCACATCCAGATCATTGCCAAGATTGAGAACCGTCAAGGCCTGAACAACTTCCCTGAGATCCTCAAGGAGACTGATGGCGTCATGGTTGCCCGTGGTGACCTGGGTATTGAGATCCCTGCCGCCGAGGTTTTCGCGGCTCAGAAGAAGATGATTGCTCTGTGCAACATGGCCGGCAAGCCCGTCATCTGCGCTACTCAGATGCTCGAGTCCATGATCAAGAacccccgccccacccgTGCCGAGATCAGCGATGTTGGCAACGCCGTCACCGACGGTTCGGACTGTGTCATGCTTTCCGGTGAGACGGCCAAGGGTAGCTACCCCTGTGAGGCCGTCAGGGAGATGAGCGATGCTTGTCTCAAGGCTGAGAACACGATCCCGTACGTCAGCCACTTTGAGGAGATGTGCGGTGCTGTCCACCGCCCAGTCAGCATTGTCGAGTCGTGCGCCATGGCCGCTGTTCGTGCCTCGCTTGACATCAACGCTGGCGGCATCATCGTCCTCTCTACCTCGGGCGTCTCGGCACGTCTCCTGTCCAAGTACCGCCCGGTCTGCCCCATCTTCATGGTCACCCGCAACGCCTCGGCATCAAGGTACAGCCACTTGTACCGTGGTGTCTACCCATTCCTGTTCCCTGAGGCCAAGCCCGACTTCTCCAAGGTCAACTGGCAGGAGGATGTCGACCGCCGCATCAAGTGGGGTGTCAAGCACGCCCTCGATCTGGGTGTGCTTGAGAAGAACGACTCGATTGTCGTCGTCCAGGGCTGGAAGGGCGGCATGGGCAACACCAACACCATCCGTGTGCTCAAGGCCGATACCGAGAGCCTTGGAATTGGCCAGGCTGACATTTAA
- a CDS encoding pantetheine-phosphate adenylyltransferase, producing MDANRHHPSLLLLPAPPSPATKESLSAAYRPPLEAAISKCRNPEHATVLIVALVAPILTGPYRFSKTLIWQHAQSLVAGLYAIASAVCAKLSVDAHIGAGPGSVDVRVLLVDRQNGGGDDGKKPAPLPADVAKAVAVPEPNNTAVADLPTFAASHRPWTTIYHCGTEAGLGLFADYLRLAEAGRLVLRQEQLVAVPGGVTMHDPSSTADGESGQTKGHGIVCIGGTFDYLHAGHKLLLTGGALLLDLPRMDEGEKPATFIVGITGDELLKNKKYAELVQSWDSRARSVIDFLATVLCLSPEEARPKIEEKDGLFVARLRGGAVEVNCVRIQDAFGPTITMQEVSSLVLSAETRAGGKAVNDKRAELGWAPLELFEVDVLDAGDVQSSDEPTKTAEFASKISSTTIRKLKAESRG from the coding sequence ATGGACGCTAACCGCCACCACCCGTCTCTCCTCCTGCTCCCGGCTCCACCTTCACCGGCAACCAAGGAGTCATTGAGCGCCGCATACCGGCCTCCGCTCGAGGCCGCCATCTCCAAGTGCCGCAACCCAGAGCACGCCACCGTGCTGATAGTGGCCCTCGTCGCGCCCATCCTCACGGGACCCTACCGCTTCTCCAAGACCCTGATCTGGCAGCACGCCCAGTCCCTCGTTGCGGGCCTGTACGCCATCGCGTCGGCGGTGTGCGCCAAGCTCTCGGTCGACGCGCACATCGGCGCCGGGCCGGGGTCCGTCGACGTCCGCGTGCTGCTGGTCGACCGccagaacggcggcggcgacgatggGAAAAAGCCCGCACCACTCCCGGCAGACGTCGCCAAGGCCGTGGCGGTCCCCGAGCCCAACAATACAGCCGTCGCGGACCTGCCCACCTTTGCCGCCTCGCACCGCCCGTGGACGACCATCTACCACTGCGGCACCGAGGCCGGCCTGGGCCTATTTGCCGACTACCTGCGCCTGGCCGAAGCGGGCAGGCTAGTGTTGCGGCAGGAGCAGCTGGTCGCCGTGCCGGGCGGCGTGACCATGCACGACCCGTCGTCCACGGCGGACGGCGAGAGCGGACAGACCAAGGGCCACGGCATAGTCTGCATCGGCGGGACATTTGACTACCTCCACGCCGGCCATAAGTTGCTCCTCACGGGCGGCGCGCTGCTGCTCGACCTGCCCAGGATGGACGAGGGGGAAAAGCCGGCCACTTTCATCGTCGGCATCACGGGCGACGAGCTGCTCAAGAACAAAAAGTACGCCGAGCTCGTGCAGTCCTGGGACAGCCGGGCGAGGAGCGTCATCGACTTCCTGGCGACGGTGCTTTGTCTCAGTCCTGAGGAGGCACGACCGAAGATTGAAGAAAAGGATGGGCTGTTCGTCGCCCGGCTGCGAGGCGGCGCTGTCGAGGTGAATTGTGTCAGGATCCAAGATGCGTTCGGGCCGACAATCACCATGCAGGAGGTTTCGTCCCTTGTCCTTTCGGCCGAGACGAGGGCAGGAGGCAAGGCTGTCAATGATAAACGTGCCGAGCTGGGCTGGGCGCCGCTTGAGCTCTTCGAGGTTGATGTCCTGGATGCGGGAGATGTGCAGTCGTCGGACGAACCTACCAAAACTGCTGAGTTTGCTTCCAAGATCAGCAGTACAACCATTCGTAAGCTCAAGGCAGAGTCACGGGGTTGA
- a CDS encoding WD domain-containing protein: MNSSGVPNILRPGGSQRNVSNTPLGLADIRPRADSSLSDGIPGSAAYDVANTQSGTSNYMAPWALYAFDWCKYPPQGNGAGKLAIGSYLEDGHNFIQILDTQVVPTPPEAYSQGGSRTCLEFTKVAEATHSYPVTRLLWEPHSPNSQKQSTDLLATSGDHLRLWSLPSDASSSMSNNINRSSRDPAPPTKLTPLALLSNSKTPDHTAPLTSLDWNQVSQNLIITSSIDTTCTIWDIPSLTAKTQLIAHDKEVYDVRFCANSVDVFVSCGQDGSVRMFDLRSLEHSTIIYEPTGKDEKDPSGGRISPTLAQQTMSNPPPLLRLATSPHDTHLLATFAQDSNVIRILDVRQPGQALLELRGHGGSLNCIEWSPLRRGTLASGADDCQVLIWDLLQNQSAAPPLNGAPQPDNVRSPVASWQCDYEIGNLGWTPQLANSENGEWLGVSAGRGIWGLKV, encoded by the exons ATGAATTCTTCGGGGGTCCCGAACATACTGAGGCCAGGAGGCTCCCAGCGAAACGTGTCGAACACGCCACTGGGCTTGGCAGACATTCGCCCGCGCGCGGATTCGAGCCTCTCTGATGGAATTCCAGGCAGCGCCGCGTATGATGTCGCAAACACCCAATCAGGTACCAGCAATTATATGGCGCCATGGGCTCTATATGCATTTGACTGGTGCAAGTACCCTCCCCAGGGCAATGGCGCTGGCAAACTGGCCATCGGCAGCTACCTGGAGGATGGTCACAACTTT ATACAAATTCTAGACACTCAGGTGGTGCCTACGCCTCCCGAGGCATACTCGCAGGGTGGATCAAGAACGTGTCTTGAGTTCACCAAGGTTGCGGAGGCTACTCACTCATACCCAGTGACGCGTTTGCTGTGGGAGCCACACTCACCGAACTCCCAAAAACAGTCCACGGATCTACTAGCCACCTCGGGTGACCACCTTAGGTTATGGTCGCTCCCCTCAGATGCGTCGTCCTCCATGAGCAACAACATAAACAGAAGCAGTAGAGATCCAGCCCCGCCGACGAAGCTCACGCCATTGGCGTTACTCTCAAACTCAAAGACGCCTGACCATACCGCCCCCCTCACCTCGCTCGACTGGAACCAGGTGTCACAGAACCTCATTATTACATCCAGCATTGACACAACTTGCACAATTTGGGATATCCCATCCTTGACCGCTAAGACGCAACTGATTGCACACGACAAGGAGGTGTATGATGTCAGATTTTGCGCCAACAGCGTCGATGTCTTTGTCAGTTGTGGACAGGATGGTAGCGTGCGCATGTTTGATCTGCGGAGCTTGGAGCACAGCACCATCATTTATGAGCCGACGGGCAAGGACGAAAAGG ACCCCTCAGGTGGCAGGATAAGCCCAACACTCGCACAGCAGACCATGTCCAACCCGCCTCCTCTGCTGAGGCTGGCAACTTCTCCTCACGATACCCACCTCTTGGCGACTTTTGCCCAAGATTCCAATGTCATCCGCATCCTCGATGTGAGACAACCTGGACAGGCTCTCTTGGAGCTGCGTGGTCATGGCGGCTCACTCAACTGCATTGAATGGTCTCCTCTGAGAAGGGGAACGCTGGCTTCAGGAGCAGACGATTGTCAAGTCCTGATCTGGGATTTGTTGCAAAACCAGTCTGCTGCTCCGCCACTCAACGGTGCTCCTCAACCCGATAATGTGAGGAGCCCTGTGGCCAGCTGGCAATGCGACTACGAGATTGGTAACCTCGGATGGACTCCACAGCTGGCCAACAGTGAAAATGGAGAGTGGCTTGGCGTTAGCGCTGGGCGTGGGATCTGGGGTTTGAAGGTATGA
- a CDS encoding transcription elongation factor spt-5, producing MADNMKYDSESDDDNFNPAPADVSDDEETEKNTARRGSDDEGRPSSSDRKATSPAQADSDAEDQDDAAGEEEEEDEDEDEDDEEEDVRAGHRRKRQKDRRAAFFDIEAEVDDEDEGEDDEKDGEEILGDFIDHDPEDVAEPGRIDDDRRHRDLDRQREMESSMDAEKQAEILRQRYGNRRRAGGLGDSAVVPKRLLLPSVDDPHIWAVRCKEGKEREVVWSIMKRIEQRMGTKEELSITSAFERGGTASVMKGYVYVEANRSTDIMVALDGLLNVYPRTKMLLVEIKDMPDLLRVQKTPELKVGDHVRLKRPPRYAGDLAVVRNVTENGLEVQVAFLPRLDYGQRDDAFTKTEDGKRKRFAPGPRPPQRPFNESEARKHDARLLSGSLEPGVFDYMGDHFENGLLIRDYKIQQLQTKDVVATPSEIMLFAQVAQDGTEHLDLTPLASSLEDTNVTYLPGDSIEVYDGEQKGVVGKAVNVQGGVVTLKVTEGDLAGQVIEVPTKGLRKRFRIGDHVKVVGGSNKGEVGMVVQVEENRVSIVTDQTKATLTVFSKDLREASDSGGQGSIGQYSLQDLVQLDVTTVACILKIDGENLTVLDQNGDSRQVPVSQIANRIPPKKLAVAADRNGAEVRLDDVVKEIVGQRRQGKIIHIHRGYCYLQSDSVKENSGIFVTRASNVTTVAAKGGRANNNSLPDLTAMNPALKRNPSGMQAPQPKPQLGRDRALGQTVSVRRGGYKGLLGIVKDTTETHARVELHTKNKIIMVPKADLVFKDKVTGRPIDIFSRGGMGGRGGGNAGNRGGGFGGSTSYGGRTPAGDGGRGGRTPAWESSSSRTPAWSRADAGGRTPAWPSADGSRTVNPYDGSRTAYGSGSRTPAWMSGSKTPAPHDSFSSNSAWSSGAKTPYGASAPTPAASNNDTWGYTPGPSGSSNAYDAPTPGAGLGAPTPGALDAPTPGAYSAPTPGAMSAPTPAAPWQGGWGADSAPTPAAAAPTPGASGGYYGAPTPAAYGAPETPAASGPRYIDDDE from the exons ATGGCTGACAATATGAAATATGACTCCGAGTCGGACGACGATAACTTCAATCCCGCCCCGGCGGATGTCTCGGACGATGAAGAGACAGAGAAGAACACGGCACGACGCGGCTCTGATGACGAAGGCCGTCCGTCGAGCTCAGACCGAAAAGCCACCAGTCCAGCTCAAGCCGACAGCGATGCCGAGGATCAGGATGACGCCGCtggtgaagaagaagaggaagatgaagacgaagacgaggatgacgaggaggaAGATGTCCGCGCT GGTCATCGCAGGAAGCGCCAAAAGGATCGGAGGGCTGCTTTCTTCGATATCGAAGCCGAAGTAGACGACGAAGATGAAGGCGAAGACGACGAAAAGGATGGCGAGGAGATACTGGGAGACTTCATCGACCACGACCCAGAAGATGTTGCGGAGCCAGGTCGGATAGACGATGATAGGAGGCATCGTGATCTTGATCGCCAGCGAGAGATGGAGTCCAGTATGGATGCTGAGAAGCAAGCTGAAATCCTTCGGCAGCGCTACGGCAACCGTCGCCGGGCTGGCGGTTTGGGCGACTCGGCCGTGGTGCCCAAGCGTCTCCTCCTCCCCAGCGTCGACGATCCTCATATTTGGGCAGTTCGCTGTAAGGAAGGAAAGGAGCGAGAGGTTGTCTGGTCCATCATGAAGCGCATTGAGCAGCGCATGGGGACTAAGGAGGAGCTGAGCATAACGTCGGCCTTTGAGCGCGGTGGGACAGCGTCCGTTATGAAGGGCTACGTCTACGTCGAGGCCAACAGGTCTACGGATATCATGGTTGCGCTGGACGGTTTGCTCAACGTGTACCCCCGCACGAAGATGCTCCTCGTCGAGATCAAGGATATGCCAGATTTGCTCCGGGTTCAGAAGACCCCAGAGCTCAAGGTTGGCGACCATGTCCGTCTCAAGAGGCCCCCGAGATATGCGGGTGATCTTGCCGTTGTCAGAAATGTAACAGAAAACGGGCTTGAGGTTCAAGTAGCTTTCCTCCCTCGTCTGGACTACGGTCAGCGCGATGATGCTTTCACGAAAACCGAAGATGGCAAACGGAAGCGTTTCGCGCCTGGTCCGCGTCCGCCTCAGCGACCCTTCAACGAATCCGAAGCGCGCAAGCATGACGCTCGTCTACTTTCGGGAAGCCTTGAGCCCGGTGTCTTTGACTACATGGGTGACCACTTCGAGAATGGTCTGCTTATCAGAGATTACAAGATTCAGCAACTGCAAACTAAGGATGTCGTTGCTACTCCCTCTGAGATCATGCTCTTTGCACAAGTTGCCCAGGACGGAACAGAACACCTGGACCTGACGCCACTTGCGTCCAGCCTGGAAGACACCAATGTCACCTATTTGCCCGGCGACTCTATCGAGGTGTACGATGGCGAGCAAAAAGGTGTTGTCGGAAAGGCAGTCAACGTGCAAGGGGGTGTTGTCACGCTCAAGGTCACGGAAGGCGACCTTGCTGGGCAAGTTATCGAGGTTCCTACGAAAGGTCTCCGCAAACGCTTCAGAATCGGTGATCACGTCAAAGTGGTGGGCGGCTCTAACAAGGGCGAGGTCGGTATGGTGGTACAAGTCGAAGAGAACCGGGTTTCGATCGTCACGGACCAAACCAAAGCAACGCTCACGGTATTCAGCAAAGATCTCAGGGAGGCCAGCGACAGCGGTGGCCAGGGATCTATCGGACAATATTCGCTTCAAGATCTTGTCCAGTTGGATGTCACAACCGTGGCCTGTATTCTGAAGATTGACGGCGAGAACCTGACGGTTCTTGATCAAAATGGAGATTCTCGACAGGTGCCGGTTTCGCAGATCGCCAACAGAATACCTCCGAAAAAGCTTGCGGTCGCTGCGGACCGCAACGGCGCGGAAGTAAGGCTTGATGATGTTGTCAAGGAGATTGTTGGACAGAGACGTCAAGGAAAGATCATTCATATCCACCGAGGCTACTGCTACCTTCAAAGCGACTCCGTCAAGGAGAACTCGGGCATTTTCGTGACCAGGGCCAGCAACGTGACAACCGTGGCAGCCAAGGGCGGCCGAGCCAACAATAACTCGTTGCCTGACCTGACAGCGATGAACCCTGCCTTGAAGAGGAATCCCAGCGGAATGCAGGCACCTCAACCTAAGCCACAGCTTGGACGTGATAGGGCGCTGGGTCAAACCGTCAGCGTCCGCAGAGGTGGTTACAAGGGCTTGCTTGGCATCGTCAAGGATACCACGGAGACGCATGCACGTGTGGAACTGCACACCAAGAACAAGATTATCATGGTTCCCAAGGCCGACTTGGTCTTCAAGGACAAGGTTACTGGTCGTCCCATCGATATATTCTCTAGGGGTGGTATGGGAGGTCGTGGGGGAGGCAACGCTGGTAACAGAGGAGGAGGCTTCGGTGGCAGCACCAGTTACGGCGGTCGCACACCAGCTGGGGATGGCGGCAGGGGAGGTCGCACGCCAGCTTGGGAATCCAGCT CTTCTCGCACCCCCGCGTGGTCGCGAGCTGATGCTGGAGGGCGTACGCCGGCCTGGCCCAGCGCTGACGGATCGCGGACTGTCAACCCGTACGACGGGAGCCGCACCGCTTACGGCAGCGGATCCCGCACACCCGCATGGATGTCCGGATCCAAAACACCTGCTCCTCACGACTCGTTCTCAAGCAATTCCGCCTGGAGCTCTGGGGCAAAGACGCCATATGGTGCATCTGCGCCGACGCCGGCTGCCAGCAACAATGACACTTGGGGTTACACGCCGGGACCGAGTGGTTCGTCCAATGCTTACGATGCGCCTACACCTGGTGCAGGTCTGGGAGCCCCCACTCCAGGTGCATTGGATGCCCCCACCCCTGGTGCTTATTCGGCTCCAACCCCAGGAGCAATGAGTGCTCCAACGCCAGCGGCCCCATGGCAAGGAGGTTGGGGTGCGGATTCGGCACCAAcgcctgccgctgctgcgcctACACCGGGTGCATCTGGCGGCTACTACGGCGCACCAACTCCGGCGGCATACGGCGCACCGGAGACACCAGCAGCCAGTGGACCTCGGTACATTGATGACGATGAGTGA
- a CDS encoding cellulose-growth-specific protein, with translation MDQRPADTFPSIKVGSQSTSDWQAVRQTTNYQSNGPVTDVQSSQMTCYELNPGRAAPLTVNVTAGSTVAYTAKTSISHPGPLSAWLGFVPQGKTAASWDGSGARWLKILQDKPGVGNNGLTWPTQDKTSVNVPIPKCIPSGDYLLRIEHIALHSAGSVGGAQLYISCAQITVTGGTGTSAPSASMVSIPGVYNARDPGLLVNIYYPVPTNYKGPGPDPFTC, from the exons ATGGACCAACGCCCCGCAGACACCTTCCCGTCGATCAAGGTCGGCAGCCAGAGCACCAGCGACTGGCAGGCGGTGCGGCAGACTACCAACTACCAGAGCAACGGGCCCGTCACCGACGTGCAGTCGTCGCAGATGACGTGCTACGAGCTCAACCCGGGCCGCGCCGCCCCGCTGACCGTCAACGTCACGGCCGGCTCCACCGTCGCCTACACGGCCAAGACCTCCATCAGCCACCCCGGTCCGCTCTCGGCCTGGCTCGGCTTCGTGCCCCAGGGCAAGACGGCCGCGTCGTGGGACGGCTCCGGCGCCAGGTGGTTGAAGATCCTGCAGGACAAGCCCGGTGTTGGCAACAACGGGCTGACATGGCCTACTCAAG ACAAAACCAGCGTCAACGTCCCAATCCCCAAGTGCATCCCCAGCGGCGACTATCTGCTCCGCATCGAGCACATCGCTCTGCACAGCGCGGGCTCCGTCGGCGGCGCCCAGCTGTACATCTCGTGCGCGCAGATCACCGTCACGGGCGGGACCGGCACGTCGGCGCCTTCAGCGAGCATGGTGTCCATCCCTGGAGTGTACAACGCCCGAGACCCCGGCCTGCTCGTCAACATCTACTATCCCGTCCCGACCAACTACAAGGGTCCGGGCCCTGATCCGTTCACGTGCTGA